CATTTGGTCATAGAGTCTTCTGGCGAACTCAGAGTGCTTTTTAGAGAGTGTTCCCGCGAGGATCATCACATCTGCCTGTCTTGGAGATGCCCTAAAGATCGTTCCCATTCTATCGAAGTCATAACGGGATGCTCCCGATGCCATCATTTCGATCGCACAACATGCGAGTCCATATGTGAGCGGCCAAAGTGAATTTGAACGCCCCCAGTTTACGAGTTTGTCTACCGAAGTCAGTGCTATCGGTAAGCCAGCTGAGCTGGCGTAGTTTACTTGATGCTGTGCCATTCAAGTGCTCCTTTTTTCCATGCATATACGAAACCAATCGTAAGTAGTAAGATAAATAGTATCATCTCAGCAAAACCGAACCAACCAAGTAATTTAAAGTCGATTGCCCAAGGGAACATAAAGATGATCTCTACATCGAACAAGATAAACAAAAGTGCTATCAGGTAAAACTGTGCAGAAATGGTGTTAGGCTGTTTGGTCACCTCTGGTCCACATTCGTATATACTTAATTTTAATCTTTCCGTATCCAGTCTTGCAAATTTTCTACTAACGAAACGTGCAGCCCATAGCGTTGCCGGGAACGCCACTGCTGTCAACGCGAATAAAACAAATACACCGAAATACGGATGTTCTGTAATTACATGAGTCATGTTAATCCCTTTAATTTCATAAATTCTCTTTGAAAACAAGCAAAGCCCGTTTTCAATTCCTCTCACTGAAGTGCACTTTAGGCTTAAGTTTTCACCTGCTTTTTCCAGTAGAGAAATTCCTTTAGAATATTAGCTTCATATTATCTAAAAGATGATTAAAAGATTTTGGGAGTGCTCAATCCTACCTATGATTACGCTTTAGTATGTAACGAGATGTAACGATGCATAAAGAAAATAGCGCTACAATATCAAATAAAATTATAATAACTATAAGGAAAGACAAGGTGACTCTTTTTAAAAACCCTATGAATGTACTCTACTGGATCGCCATGGCAGGCCTGGTTTTTTGGTTTGCCTACTCAAAAGGGTGGATATTTGCCAACTTTGAATCCATCGATGCCAAACAGGCCATCTATCTGCTGGAAAATGACGATAACGTAACACTGCTTGATGTAAGAACCATAGAGGAGTATAAAAGCGGCCACCTCAGAGATGCGACACTCATTCCCGTACAGGCACTCAGTCAAAATCTGGGAATGCTCAAACAAGATAAAGATAAAAAGATCATTGTCTATTGCAGAACGGGAAGCAGAAGTGTGACTGCCTCACGCATATTAGAAAAGAACGGCTTTACCCCGCTGAATGTCAAAGGCGGGATCATCAAACTGATCGGTGCAGGTGCAGATTTAGTCAAATAGTACGACTAACCGTCTCCCTACTGTAATTCTAAAACTTTTTAGCAATGTGACTTAGTGAATATTTTAATAGAATTTTCATTGGAATCTTTAAAATTATCTAGTTGTTCATTTAACTCTTCAGGAAGCTTTATTTCTTTTACTTCAGGGGACTTTTCAAGTATAAATCTCCTACCCAATATATTAATATGACAAGTGATCATATATTTGTTTCCGTATGTCAGGATGAAGACAAATCAGGCTACTGGTGTTTAAACTTTAAAGCCCATACTTTTTGCCCCTTCAAAGCTCGAACCAAGCTCTTTCTCGATCTCTTCAAGGAAGTCCTGATTGCCAAATACACTCTCTTCACGTACCGCTACTTTATAGGCTGTGTTTTTGATGATAAGATTGATCTGACCGCCGGTGAGTTCGTATTTGGAAAGTTCTGCCATATCAAATCCCTCTTCATAATCCGCATTTTCGGGAAGCATGAACTGCCACAATCTGAGACGCTGTTTTCTCCCCGGTTTTTTAAATTCGATCTTGTAATTGAAACGCCTTGAAAACGCTTTATCGATGTTACCCAGCAAATTGGTCGTAGCGATCAGTATACCGTCAAATTTTTCTATCTGTTCGAGAAAGATATTTTGCATTTGGTTATGCATTTTATCTGCCGAACTTCCTGTCCCTTCGCTTCTTGCACTCAAAAATTGATCGGCTTCATTGAGCAGTAAGATAGGATCTACTTTTGCTTTGGTACGCAACTCTTTAAAATCATCAAATATCCTACGTACATTCTTTTCACTCTCCCCTACATACATAGAGAGGATCTTGGAACAGTCAAATGAGAGTATGGGGCGCTTGAGTGTTTTAGCCAGACTCATCGCGGTCATTGTTTTCCCTGTTCCTGCGGGACCGTAGAAAATGATACGTGCATCAATACCTTTACGTTTGTCTTTGATCCCCCACTCTCTGAGCTTTTTAAACACCTCTTTGTCAACCTGTTTGACAACGTTTTGTAATGTCTCTCTTGTCTTAGGATGCAGTACCACATCATCTAGAGTGGTTGTAGGTTTTAGGTACTCGAAAAGCTCTTGTTCCTGTACCAGTGCATCCAACTTGAGCTTGGTGACCTTTTTGCTTTTTTTAGGATGTATGATACGCTGCATCACCTCTTCTTGCAGATAAAAAGAACGGCTTACCCCACCAAACATATTCAGTATCTCTTCATAATCGATGATATCCTCCGAGATGAGTTTTGCTCCATCTTCGAGCAGCGCACGGTTCTTTATCTTTTCGTACTCGTCAAAACTGATGAGCTCTATCAGCGTGTTCATATCCCTGAATTGTCCTTCTCCTCCGCTGTACTCTTCTTTAAGCAGTGCCAGGAATATCCTTTTTTCTTTTTCATCCAGCTCTTTTTCTTTAAAGAACTCTTCGACAACGATAGGTGTTTCTGTCATTTTGACACGCTCTTCTATACGCGTTGTCAAAAGTGTCAATTTATTTTTCAATCGTCCTATACTCAGTGAATTGTCTGCAAAGCCCTGTTTGAATGTAGCGATCTTATGTAAAAGCGACACCATGTCAAACTGATCCTGAAGATACTCGAGGTGGTCCGTGTACGGTTTGACTTCCGGGAGGAAGATCTCCAATGACCCCTCTTCCAGCAGACGCAACAGAGAGATACTTGGTGTCACAGAAGTACTGAGCAGTTCCAGCGTGGATGCTTCATGTGCTTTGACCTGCCCGAAACTCACTTGGATCATCCATCCCAGGTCCAAAAGATTTTTGACCAATCCGAGTTTTTCCAGATAGACATACCCCTCTGATGAAAAATTCTCCTGCAGCATCTCCAGCACAGAGACTTCTTCCAGCCCTGCCACGTAACGTTTACAGATATACTGGACTAAAGATGCTTCTTCTATCGTACATTTCAAATGTTCAAAGATCAATGTCTTCTTCACATCTTTTGTTTCAATAAAGTCAATAAGGTATTTCAATATGTGTTCCTCATAGTTAATAATTTGAGTATAACAAATATTTGCTATACTTTGAGTAATACATTCAACGTGCAAAAAAGGAGAGCAGATGGATACAGCCTTGACAATGACTCCAACATTTTCTATAGTCATGGCTGAACCTGTCTGTTCAAAAGATACAAAATAAACGATGTTCCTGTTTAAAAACCTCTTCTCGAAACCTCTCTCTGTACAACTTACCGTCACCTCAAATAACGGATTTCATCTCAGACCCGTTGCACAATTTGCTTCGTTGGCCAAATCATTCTCCTGTCAGATCACTGCGACCTTTAACAACAAAAGTGTCGACAGCAAAAGTGTCAATACCTTACTTTCACTCTCTTTGGAAAAAGGAGATACTTTCACACTGGTTGTGCAAGGCAGAAAGGCAGATGAAGCCCTTGAGGCACTGCAACGTCTTTTTATAACACTGATGCAAAATGACAAAGAGATCAAACAGATAGACAAAACCACATACAGTTATGAAGGTTCTGTCATAGAAGGAGAGATCATTTCTGAGGGTATTGCCATTGCTCCTGCCTACACCTATCATACGACAGAGGTACAGCATCAAAGCGAGATGGACTTTAATGCCGCTCTCTCTAAAAGTATAGAGGAACTGGAAACACTGTATCACGACAAAGAAAAGGATGAAAATGCCTCTATCTACCTTGCACAAAAAGAACTTCTGATCTCTCTGGGTACACACTGTCACACTTTGAGTGAACTTGAGGAAAAAGTTGAAGAGGAGTCCAGAAACCTTGCAGGCACCAAACTGGATGCCAAAATAAGTGATTATCAAGATATACTTCAACGTGTCAAAAAACATTTGGGACTGGAGATACAGGTCTCTTTCCCGGACAAACCTTTTATATTACTATGCAAGGATCTGCTCCCCAGCGAAATAGACCAGCTGCAGCAAACAAACGTTGGAGGGGTGATCTTAAAAGAGACTTCTATTCACTCACATACAGCTATTTTACTCCGTGCTGCGGGCATCTGTTCTCTTATTGCAGACACCCAAGACTATGCCGAAGGAGAGAGTGTCATACTCGATGCACAGGCTGGCGTGATCGTTCAAGCCCCCAGTGCTCATGATCTGCAAAAAGCAAGGGAACAGTTGGAACAAGCGAATGTACAAAAAGCACTCTCTGCTACAAAACGTTTTGAAGCGGCCATCACACAAAAAGGCAGACCTATCAAAGTGTTTGCCAATGTAGCAGATCTAAGCACAGCAAAAGCAGCTAAAGAAGAGGGGGCGGAAGGGATAGGTCTTTTGCGTTCAGAATTCTTATTTAAGGAGGTCAAACCCTCTTTAGAAACACAGCAAAAAGCCTACAA
The sequence above is drawn from the Sulfurovum sp. TSL1 genome and encodes:
- a CDS encoding NADH-quinone oxidoreductase subunit B family protein, translating into MAQHQVNYASSAGLPIALTSVDKLVNWGRSNSLWPLTYGLACCAIEMMASGASRYDFDRMGTIFRASPRQADVMILAGTLSKKHSEFARRLYDQMTEPKWVISMGSCANTGGMFNTYATVQGVDRIIPVDIYLPGCAPRPETLQYALMMLQKKIRKESADMKKNTKQDLTNQTGKRARLI
- a CDS encoding rhodanese-like domain-containing protein produces the protein MTLFKNPMNVLYWIAMAGLVFWFAYSKGWIFANFESIDAKQAIYLLENDDNVTLLDVRTIEEYKSGHLRDATLIPVQALSQNLGMLKQDKDKKIIVYCRTGSRSVTASRILEKNGFTPLNVKGGIIKLIGAGADLVK
- a CDS encoding ATP-binding protein; this translates as MKYLIDFIETKDVKKTLIFEHLKCTIEEASLVQYICKRYVAGLEEVSVLEMLQENFSSEGYVYLEKLGLVKNLLDLGWMIQVSFGQVKAHEASTLELLSTSVTPSISLLRLLEEGSLEIFLPEVKPYTDHLEYLQDQFDMVSLLHKIATFKQGFADNSLSIGRLKNKLTLLTTRIEERVKMTETPIVVEEFFKEKELDEKEKRIFLALLKEEYSGGEGQFRDMNTLIELISFDEYEKIKNRALLEDGAKLISEDIIDYEEILNMFGGVSRSFYLQEEVMQRIIHPKKSKKVTKLKLDALVQEQELFEYLKPTTTLDDVVLHPKTRETLQNVVKQVDKEVFKKLREWGIKDKRKGIDARIIFYGPAGTGKTMTAMSLAKTLKRPILSFDCSKILSMYVGESEKNVRRIFDDFKELRTKAKVDPILLLNEADQFLSARSEGTGSSADKMHNQMQNIFLEQIEKFDGILIATTNLLGNIDKAFSRRFNYKIEFKKPGRKQRLRLWQFMLPENADYEEGFDMAELSKYELTGGQINLIIKNTAYKVAVREESVFGNQDFLEEIEKELGSSFEGAKSMGFKV
- a CDS encoding HPr family phosphocarrier protein, with the protein product MFLFKNLFSKPLSVQLTVTSNNGFHLRPVAQFASLAKSFSCQITATFNNKSVDSKSVNTLLSLSLEKGDTFTLVVQGRKADEALEALQRLFITLMQNDKEIKQIDKTTYSYEGSVIEGEIISEGIAIAPAYTYHTTEVQHQSEMDFNAALSKSIEELETLYHDKEKDENASIYLAQKELLISLGTHCHTLSELEEKVEEESRNLAGTKLDAKISDYQDILQRVKKHLGLEIQVSFPDKPFILLCKDLLPSEIDQLQQTNVGGVILKETSIHSHTAILLRAAGICSLIADTQDYAEGESVILDAQAGVIVQAPSAHDLQKAREQLEQANVQKALSATKRFEAAITQKGRPIKVFANVADLSTAKAAKEEGAEGIGLLRSEFLFKEVKPSLETQQKAYKEIFELFVDITVRTLDVGGDKALPYIHLPAENNPFLGVRGVRLFRIHPEILEEQLHAIFLAAGDKPIKIMFPMISSVEEFMQTKSFAQHVARKYQLDISHLQFGMMIEVPSVLFLLESLNDVVDFYSIGTNDLTQYLFAIERTHPLLKADELSPALFSAIELILDTATKPVSICGELAANKHAIPKLLNLGMETLSVSPKSIAQTKEEIRDV
- a CDS encoding NAD(P)H-quinone oxidoreductase subunit 3; protein product: MTHVITEHPYFGVFVLFALTAVAFPATLWAARFVSRKFARLDTERLKLSIYECGPEVTKQPNTISAQFYLIALLFILFDVEIIFMFPWAIDFKLLGWFGFAEMILFILLLTIGFVYAWKKGALEWHSIK